The genomic region GGCTTCATATACTTGTCATAAGGTTTATTTCCCCATAAGTGAGCAGCACTGTTGACGAAGAATGTTATGTGGAGGTTGAGGACATAACGCATTATGGCGATGTTCCATGCGGTATTGAGGGTTTCTCCGAAGAAATACATGGGTATGAGGGTTGGTAGAGCGAAGCAGATAGTTCCTATGACTGGAATGGCGTACCTGAAagttatacaaaattttaacattGTTGTGTACATTGATTTTGTAAGCGCCATAGGTTTTATTTACTCTGAGGTTATGTACCTAATGTTGCCTATTCCTTATAGGAtgtctttttaattttaaacgagATTTTTTTATGATAACTAAACGATTAAATGTGATATTCCTCTTCAAATGCACATAACTTAGAAGTGTTCTTCAAGGCAAGATAACTACAATTACGACTTATATATACCTAACGTAAAATTTGTTTTTGGATGCTCACTTCTTCTGAAATCTAAGTACGGGGTTGGCGTGGATGTCGGACATGTCGAGAAATTTTCCTCTCCGTTTCACCTCTGGATGCTTCTTGACCAGTAGCCACCCCATATGCGAGTAGAAGAAACCACGCGTCGCATTGTGAGGATCAGCATCCGTGTCACTGTACCTGTAatgtttagaatagaatagatttttattcaaataaacttttagtagggcttttgaatcgtcaaaataatttatcactggttcggaatgccgttcctaccgagaagagccagcaatgTTATACATAGCAGGAAATACGGATGTCGGAAGAACATTTCACACCTTAGCGGTTCATATCAGAAAGGTttagcaaaaacgtttcgtgctcCTAATTTTTCCGAAATCGCTTTAAACAGCACGTATCCCACCCAAATTAGAAAAAAAGTTAATCCCAACTTCATGGTTTTCTGCATGATACGTTATTGGTATGCCACTATTTGATTGTTACTCATAAAATCTCACCTATGATGCATTCGATGCTCTCGCACCCAATGTATCGCCGTGTTTTGGAATGCTAATGAGTTCATAACCATCAGTATGATTTGCAAGGGCATTTTCGCCTTATATGCTCTGTGGGTCCACAGTCTATGGGCTCCAGCGGTAACACCTACAGCTGCCAGCATGAATAATATGTGACCTGTAGAAAGAAGACACTGTGTCAGGTCAATACTAATATATGAAACCGATTGTAAAACAAAACTCTTCAATTTCCTGTATCGTTTGACGATATCGATCAATCTGAACTATTCTATCTAAAATATATCCACGACGGTGATGCTTGGTCCAAAATAAGATATCTATAAAGATGTATATAAAGATATAAGAAACTACATTAGCATGTAATAATTGAAGTGGCAGATCTAGCTTGTCGTAGGTACGAAAGCCGATGGAAACTCCTAGAGTGGAGGCAGTGTGTTCCTAGTGTTCTCCAGTACGACGACGGACTGACGATATCAAAAGAAGTTGCtaggaagtggctggatgaggagcTGAACGGTGCTTGTGGTGGTTCATTGTGGACGGCATATTATGTTTAACAGTTGTCATCCTGTAGCTCATTTGATAAGATATAATATAGCTCTTTTTTACTGACCTAAGGTGGGTAAAAATATCCGATCTCTATATCGGTGAACTATTTTATACTATTGAGGGTTTCAACgttttaaactttaataataatacaatcaGTACTTACTGAATATCAATGTCTTCCACGTAGCGATGGTGCAGGCTAGGTAAAGCCCATACAATGCAGCTACATGCGCGTAGAAAAATGTTACTAAATTAGGGTATATTAGGTCGTATTTCCTGGGAGCTGCTTGCGGGGCGACAAGCTTCGGGAATTCATCTTCAGTTTCTGTGATTGTGGGTTCTGTATGTGAGAAGGGAGCCATTGTATCTATAATTAGgaaaacttattaatttttaaccagtTATAGAATTAATtgtatacagtggacccccggtaatccgataaacgttttgcagggcggtgtcggactatcgaatttgtcggattatagagtattGCGTAAGAACCCTTACAGTCCGGTGTTTTTTAGAAAAGAGTACTTTGTAACccgacaaattaaagatccaacgaTAAGATTTTATATGTTATAGGTAcattaggtatgtacctataacaTATTATAGAATCTTATAGtttctgaagtacaaatcataggcacttcactatgtatgttaaatgtaaatcacatcacatcacattgtcacacttcacactatcacacttcacactaatattataaaggcgaaagtttgtatgtgtgtgtgtgtgtgtgtgtgtgtatgtttgttactccttcacgcaaaaactactggacggatttggctgaaatttggaatggagatagataatatcctggattagcacataggctactttttatcccggaaaatcaaagagttcccacgggatttcgaaaaacctaaatccacgcgggcgaagtcgcaggcatcggctagttcaataataaaatagactttTCGGATTACaaggggtgccggattagacaggggccggattaccgggggtccactgtattaaATTTTGACTAATTAGAGAAACGCTGTATTAAAAACTTACTAGCTAGCGCGCCACGGTTTTTTCAGGCGGAAATTCTGAAAATCCTCTCTAAGTGTGAGTCTGCGTTATAGCTGGTAGacctaataatatattatgcaaaCTTGCGCTCTCTAAACCCAGTAGTTGGAGCTGTGTTTTCGTACTtgtcaaataaatgtaataGTTATAGTTAATTAACCCGTCAATCTTAATAAACTGTTAAGGATTTAAACAAAAATCGTatgaatttataataaaatataaaaaaaattaccattgaTGTTACAGACGACACGATGTAACTCTAAGTTATTGCGTAAGCACCCATCAACTAAAAAGATTGTGAAACCTTTGAAAAAATTTATACGGTTGTtttgaataattaaattttatttttgttatttggtCATCAAGGACCCACGGGTCAAACAGATACCTAGTTTCAGCCAGGGCCGGCTCGGTTTAGCTTTTCCGGTGGCGTATCGCCTCACAGGCTCccaatttacaattttttatattcttttataTCTCCATACCTAAATATATCTACTTCATAACTTAGACATCCGaaagattaattatttttgataacgttacaaatacataatttaaCTACTATACCAACTCCTATCAACAACTGCGAAGAAAGCGAGActaaaatttttatattatttacctatagaaagaactagctgtgcccgcgacttcgttcgcgtggaatagtgacttttcgcgctttatatagccacggacgctcaggcgcgaggcgccgtgattgaaattgacataacttttttatttatgaaccgattgacatgaaataaacactaaatgctaagtgaagcttactacaatatattagtgaaaactgtatctaaatcgaataagccgtttctgatattagcgtgcacaaacacacagacaaacagacaaacagacaaaaaaaaatattaactacaatttcgggttcggcatcgatataataacaacccctgctacttttttttatatatttccattgtacagacatcacttttctacaattttattatatgtatatagattatgAAAAATGGCTGGCAGTAGTAGTAGTACTACCCGCTCGGTACTCGCATTGCTCCCACTTCCCTTGAGCCGGCCCTGCTTGTAGAAATATCGTTCACTCTAGCGACGTTCTATTGTTTGGAAATAAAATTACCTAACCAAGCTAACCATATACTAATGACAGTTATGGGTTCTGCAAGTTCCGCGCGAAATTTTCAATGTTCCGTCAAATATTCTTTTTTCATTGTACAATTAgctaataatagtaggtacactTCTAAATTACCCAACGGTGTACATTTCCTATCAACTGCCCTATAAATCACATATAGCCATTGCAGCCATTGCATATGTGATTTTCAAGCCAAATGTGCTAAGTATATACCCACCATATCCCTTACCCATACTATATTAcaagtgcgaaagtgtgcctgtctgtctactagtttttcagagcccatctgtttaaccttttttgtcaaaaaattagtacatactatacatatatagcttgcatccaaggGAAGAACTGGCCATTTTTTGTCcctaaaaaatcaaagagtttccatccCACGAGAttcttgaaaaacctaaattcacgtgaaccaagtcgtgggcatcgtTATAATATgtggtaaagagatagcttgcactcCAGAGACAGGCATAAAATATGCTACTTTAAgtatatcccagaaaatcaagagttcccacgcgatttaaAAAAACGGTCGAACTTGTGGGTGTCAtctattaatttatatattagactagtgatgcccgcagcttcacccgcgtggattggtaagattccctgcagcatcaggattgaggagttggaatccaaatttttttatggaacaacgccgcaaagttcctttatcgattaaaaaaaatatgcaaatcggttcagaaatctcggagatatcggtgcataggtagaaaaaacaacttttccatttttaaagtcagttaaaaaatagcctgttactacttggttaatcctctacttgtgtgtgaaagtcccgtcaaaataggttccgccattccgaagatttgcccgttcaaacagacagttacttcaattttatttattagtaatagtatagatatagataaggtaggtaggtatttagataAGGTATTTATGATTAGCTGCAGTGCGTGCGAACGTACAGGGTCCGTATTTAAATTGagttattaaaatgaaaaccgCAAAACAGTTGTTTTtgtgaaaaaagtgtaaaacGATATACAAATCGCAAGTGAAAACGTTATCAAGACGTATAAACATAAGAAAACTGTGAAAAAGGCTTATGAATATACTTTCTATCAAGCGTTCAAGTGTTGTAAACAAACGTGCTAAAATACAAAGGCTAAAACAATTAAATCTGGCTAAGgtaattaaaaaactattttgctattgatattattgcaaataaataGTGTAGCAAGTATACAAAGTGAATtacataaatcattttttaaccaaaataataaaaaccaaataGTGAACTATTGAGGGTTGATAGAAAAATAGTTAGACAAGCATACATCGCGGGTCCGCAGATAACGCTCACGTATTTCAACGCTGGAATGGAACGATAAGTTGGCTCAGTGCAAACATCGTTTGTCTAAGCTGCATCTTTACCGAGATCAATCCATGGTGCCTAAGATTTtacttttcacttttttttgatttttaaaatattatttttaaaacaaagatgGAAGATATTGTACAACTATTAAAAAAAGATACAAGAAGACATTAAAGAAACAAAAGATAGTGTCAAAAACAGCGAAATAAATTTACTTAACAAAATCAACGAAAAATTTGACGATATCCAAAGTAAAATGCAAAATCTAGAAGTAACAGTTAGGTCACAAGAACAACGGCTAGACCTTCTCGAAAAGCAAGCCAGGGAGAGAAATATCGTTATTTTTGGTGTTGAGGAAAAGGAACAGAATAACGAGGATTTACAGAATAATTTCCTGAAGATATTCAGTGATATTATGAAGATAGATTGTACTAGTTTTGAAATACAAGGTATAAAAAGAATTGGTAAAAAATGCGATAAACCTAGACCCGTTATTGTTACACTTTCTACATTTAGgagaaaaattgaaattttatgcAACAAAAAATCACTTGAACTGTTAAATTACTATATAAAAGAAGATTACCCaccaaaaattttacaaaaaagaaaagaacTTCAAGAAATTGCGAAGGAAGAGCGGGAAAAAGGCAAAAAAGTAATAATCAAATATGATAAGTTGATTGTCATTCCACAAAAAGAGACAAATGAAAACACAAAACGAGGAAATAAACGCAATCTTTCTGAAACTCCTCCCGACAAGCATGGTAAATTTACAAGGAAACCCAAAAAGACTACccaaaccctaaaaagtaacacCCTAGCATCTTACTGGACCGACAAAGGCACTCAAATCGAAAAACACTTGAATCCAGAGTCTGCAGCAACACCTTAATAAACGGGGAtatctacttagttattataatatttacaacatAAGGTGCCTCCCTCCTCCTCCTCCAAGACGGCCGGTCACCGTGGAGGAGTATGACCACAACCCCCCCGGTTTGAACATACATATTTAACTACTcaaaatacaatatatacacatattaatatattttttttttttttttttaataggataAAAAcaggattatttacataattgaaCAAAATTGAATGTACTTACCTATGAGGCTAAGATAATTACATAAACATAAAAGGAAAACTCTGGGATACTAATTAATAACGTGAGGAATCTAAAAAAGAAGTATATGAAaagaatttatataaatattatggatTTTTCAAGAGCTTGcattaatgaaaaatacaacaaaataaagaCAAAACCGGGGGGAGGCCTTATACCCAAATATGGGATCCTTATCTAGATTTAATAGTGATTACCTAcgcaaacaaataattaattacacaataataatgtatgtatatagcaatagatataaatgtaggtatatactaagtAGTTATAAAAACATTTGTAAACTAACGATTTAATTAACCAACACTACAAAACATAACATatgaacacacacacatacaaaacacaattttacttactaacaaaactaacataaaataaaggtaaaaattGTAGAATAAATAGCTAGATAGTTGTAAGAAAACCTATTGTACTTAaagataaggagtaaataaaggcttaataataataataataatttatgattagTACACGCTACTTATATAATGACATACCCTTGACCTTGCAAATAACAAGCATTAATAAGAGGGTCAATTTAGAgccctgtaatttaaaactttaaaaattttggacattttttatcgatagaactacgattttttgtttttgactAAATTACGGGCCTAAgtcaattatttaaatttaaacgattgatacctacctaaagagttttttgttttgttcgTTCTATTGACGTCTGTAAAAAAGTCATTAAATAATGCGCAGTAACTAAGTATAAAGTTGATCGCACGCTAGAGGCGGAAAACGCTGCCGTACATATCGCACTTTTCAATACGTAAATAGGCTTTTATTTTACCGGTGTCAAAACTGTAATGTACCTATcagtataaatagttacctaCACAAATCGtacagttataatattattattatagcacaTTTGATCAAATTGGTCACCAAACAGAATAGCTCTATTGAGGTCGCTATGTTTTATCACCGCTAATATACACACTAATTTTTAatcaccataaaaaaaatctgtttgcTCAGACTACTTTTACTTAATACATTATgcagtttaaaaattaaattgagtgtaagtacaattttaattgttttttttaattaaagttaaaaaagtcCGATTGCACATTTAAAGTAATAAACCAGGAAAGGTTTTCATCCCTAaattttttatggtaattaaaaagtagtggtgcataaaaaattgcaataaaGCTGCATAGAAGCTGACTAAAAACTCAATGGCACTGAATATTTTTGCTGGTATAGTTTTATACGAGTGTTTCCGATGCACAAAAAACCGAATATTCTATTCAATTGTGTAGAAATTAAATTATCGGTACGCGTCAATGAATACGTGTAcgtgcccgtgaacttagcagagcatatgccagcagatcaaaaataaaaaggagttcccttcgcatgcagaagagttctatagttcctgatactttttaaagatagttctggcgtttttgctaaaaaaatcgcagttgaaataatgctctgctaacttccggtagcagatcattttcgagcaaagcgaaaaaaaaagagttctctgtacgcacgtatctcagttctatagttcctcatactttataatgatagttctggcatataaacctaaaaaaagtcaaatgaaaaaatcaataaattttcaaatttagtcatcataagtaatttaaaaaaattctagcagctagaactcaaatctcagaacctagaactctacgatttcttatagctcattaactaagctataaaataaagctattaattagcccagaactcacaaagaagtcccagcagagcatagaagaatagttataaacaataaattttcaaacttcacaccaaaagttgttaaaaaatttccagctgctagaactctcatctcaggggctagaactcctcgatttattatagattattaacatagctataaaataaagctataaactagcccagaactctcaaaaacgtgccagcagagcataccagaagagtcatgatacactaattttcaaacttattatcataagccatgaaaaaaaatccagctgatagaactctgatctcagaggctagaactcctcgatttcattaatattattgataaagctataaaagaaagccattaacttgcccagaactctcaaaaaagtgccagcagagcatacaagaagagtcataaacgataaattttcaaacttaaaaatcacaagttactaaaaaaattccagctgctagaactctcatctcaggggctagaactcctcgatttctttaagattattaacatacctattaaacaaagccattaactagacaagaactctcaaaaaagtgccagcagagcatacaagaagagtcatgatgcactaattttcaaacttattatcatacgccatgaaaaaaattccagctgctagaactctgatgtcagaggctagaactcctcgatttcttaaatattattgacaaagctataaaacaaagccattaactagaccagaactctcaaaaaagtgccagcagagcatacaagaagagtcataaacgataaattttcaaacttaaaaatcacaagttactaaaaaatttccagctgctagaactctcatctcaggggctagaactcctcgatttctttaagattattaacatacctattgaacaaagccattaactagaccagaactctcaaaaaagtgccagcagagcatacaagaaccgtcataaacgataaattttcaaacttaaaaatcacaagttactaaaaaatttccagctgctagaactctcatctcaggggctagaactcctcgatttcttaaagattattaacatacctattgaacaaagccattaactagaccagaactctcaaaaaagtgccagcagagcatacaagaagagtcatgatgcactaattttcaaacttattatcatacgccatgaaaaaaattccagctgctagaactctgatgtcagaggctagaactcctcaatttcttaaatgttattgacaaagctataaaacgaagccatcaactaaaccagaactctcaaaaaagtgccagcagagcatacaagaagagtcataaacgataaattttcaaacttaaaaatcacaagttactaaaaaatttccagctgctagaattctcatctcaggggctagaactcctcgatttcttaaagattattaacatacctattgaacaaagccattaactagacaagaactctcaaaaagtgccagcagagcatacaagaagagtcatgatgcactaattttcaaacttattatcatacgccatgaaaaaaattccagctgctagaactctgatgtcagaggctagaactcctcgatttctaaaatgttattgacaaagctataaaacgaagccatcaactaaaccagaactctcaaaa from Maniola jurtina chromosome 4, ilManJurt1.1, whole genome shotgun sequence harbors:
- the LOC123864349 gene encoding acyl-CoA Delta(11) desaturase-like; the encoded protein is MAPFSHTEPTITETEDEFPKLVAPQAAPRKYDLIYPNLVTFFYAHVAALYGLYLACTIATWKTLIFSHILFMLAAVGVTAGAHRLWTHRAYKAKMPLQIILMVMNSLAFQNTAIHWVREHRMHHRYSDTDADPHNATRGFFYSHMGWLLVKKHPEVKRRGKFLDMSDIHANPVLRFQKKYAIPVIGTICFALPTLIPMYFFGETLNTAWNIAIMRYVLNLHITFFVNSAAHLWGNKPYDKYMKPAQNLFVSWVAFGEGFHNYHHAFPWDYRTAELGNNWLNFSTKFIDFFAWIGWAYDLKTVPDAVVQARAKRTGDGSNMWGFNVKKTE
- the LOC123864720 gene encoding uncharacterized protein LOC123864720 — its product is MQNLEVTVRSQEQRLDLLEKQARERNIVIFGVEEKEQNNEDLQNNFLKIFSDIMKIDCTSFEIQGIKRIGKKCDKPRPVIVTLSTFRRKIEILCNKKSLELLNYYIKEDYPPKILQKRKELQEIAKEEREKGKKVIIKYDKLIVIPQKETNENTKRGNKRNLSETPPDKHGKFTRKPKKTTQTLKSNTLASYWTDKGTQIEKHLNPESAATP